A single Gloeocapsa sp. DLM2.Bin57 DNA region contains:
- a CDS encoding cofactor assembly of complex C subunit B translates to MTKPDQNQILRLLPLVSGMVGGGLLLFNRWGTLELTNSQARSDVLGVILSALLILVGLLWQQIQPRNPEAVTLIGTEGFELDPNLPETVKIELAWATHLLLTNTVTRTVVIYYQGKVILRRGILPVKAEVTPGAIVQRCLDNGKPVYLVSLKLYPGSLEFDYLPENTQGVICQPLGKEGVMILGANAPRSYTKQDENWIEAIAAKLALTLETM, encoded by the coding sequence ATGACTAAACCAGATCAGAATCAGATACTAAGATTACTTCCTCTCGTGAGTGGAATGGTAGGTGGTGGACTTTTATTATTCAATCGTTGGGGAACTCTGGAATTGACTAACTCCCAAGCTCGTTCTGATGTGCTTGGGGTTATCTTAAGTGCTTTACTGATATTAGTGGGGTTACTATGGCAACAAATCCAACCTCGTAACCCTGAAGCAGTAACTTTAATTGGTACAGAAGGTTTTGAGTTAGACCCAAATCTTCCTGAAACAGTAAAAATAGAGTTAGCTTGGGCAACTCATCTGTTATTAACTAACACCGTGACTCGTACTGTGGTTATCTATTATCAGGGTAAAGTTATCTTAAGAAGAGGTATTCTCCCTGTTAAAGCAGAAGTTACCCCAGGAGCAATTGTACAACGTTGTTTGGATAACGGTAAACCCGTTTATCTAGTCTCCCTAAAACTCTATCCAGGTAGCCTAGAATTTGATTATCTACCCGAAAATACCCAAGGGGTTATCTGTCAACCTTTGGGGAAAGAGGGAGTAATGATTCTAGGTGCTAATGCTCCTCGCAGTTATACTAAACAAGATGAAAATTGGATTGAGGCGATCGCTGCTAAATTAGCTTTAACCCTAGAAACCATGTAA
- the ndhI gene encoding NAD(P)H-quinone oxidoreductase subunit I, whose amino-acid sequence MFNILKQVSDYAKGSIEAAKYIGQGLSVTFDHMQRRPITVQYPYEKLIPSERYRGRIHFEFDKCISCEVCVRVCPINLPVVDWEFNKEAKKKELKHYSIDFGVCIFCGNCVEYCPTNCLSMTEEYELATYDRHELNYDNVALGRLPYKVTQDPMVTPLRELGYLPKDVISPHDLPPGSQRAGKHPEDLKE is encoded by the coding sequence ATGTTCAATATTCTCAAACAAGTTAGTGATTACGCAAAAGGAAGTATCGAAGCAGCTAAATACATTGGTCAAGGTTTATCGGTAACCTTTGATCATATGCAAAGACGCCCGATTACTGTACAGTATCCCTATGAGAAGTTAATACCCTCGGAACGTTATCGCGGTAGAATTCACTTTGAATTTGATAAGTGTATCTCTTGTGAAGTATGTGTGCGCGTTTGCCCCATTAACTTACCCGTAGTGGATTGGGAATTTAACAAGGAAGCCAAGAAAAAAGAACTCAAACACTATAGCATTGACTTCGGTGTGTGCATTTTCTGTGGTAACTGCGTAGAATATTGTCCTACCAACTGCTTATCCATGACCGAAGAATACGAATTAGCAACCTACGATCGCCACGAACTTAATTATGATAACGTGGCTTTGGGTCGATTACCCTATAAAGTTACCCAAGATCCTATGGTTACACCTTTGCGCGAATTAGGTTATCTACCTAAAGACGTCATCTCACCCCATGATTTACCCCCAGGTAGTCAACGCGCAGGTAAACACCCAGAAGATCTCAAAGAATAA
- the nuoK gene encoding NADH-quinone oxidoreductase subunit NuoK has product MQLQLEYFLLIAAALFCIGIYGLITSRNAVRVLMSIELLLNSVNLNLMGFSNFLDPLGIKGQVFTVFVITIAAAEAAVGLAIILAIYRNRDTIDMEQFNLLKW; this is encoded by the coding sequence ATGCAATTACAATTAGAATATTTTCTCTTAATCGCAGCAGCATTGTTTTGTATTGGTATTTATGGTTTAATTACCAGTCGTAACGCTGTACGGGTTTTAATGTCCATTGAATTATTACTCAACTCCGTTAATCTCAATTTAATGGGATTTTCTAATTTTCTCGATCCTCTAGGTATCAAGGGTCAAGTTTTTACCGTCTTTGTCATTACTATAGCTGCTGCTGAAGCTGCTGTAGGTTTGGCAATTATTCTCGCTATCTACCGCAACCGCGATACCATTGACATGGAACAATTTAACCTCCTTAAGTGGTAG
- a CDS encoding DNA-binding response regulator — protein sequence MESNKEKILVVDDEASIRRILETRLSMIGYEVVTAADGEEALEVFHDSHPDLVVLDVMMPKLDGYGVCQELRKESDIPIIMLTALGDVADRITGLELGADDYVVKPFSPKELEARIRSVLRRVDKNGVPGIPSSGVIQISSIRIDTNKRQVYKGDARIRLTGMEFSLLELLVGRSGEAFSRSEILQEVWGYTPERHVDTRVVDVHISRLRAKLEDDPSNPELILTARGTGYLFQRIMEPGEE from the coding sequence TTGGAAAGTAATAAAGAAAAAATCTTGGTTGTGGATGATGAAGCTAGTATCCGTCGTATTCTAGAAACACGCTTATCAATGATTGGTTATGAAGTAGTAACCGCGGCTGATGGTGAAGAAGCTTTAGAAGTTTTTCACGATAGTCACCCTGATTTAGTAGTTTTAGACGTAATGATGCCTAAATTAGACGGTTACGGTGTGTGTCAGGAACTCCGCAAAGAATCAGATATTCCTATCATCATGTTAACCGCTTTAGGAGATGTAGCCGATCGCATCACAGGCTTAGAATTAGGAGCAGATGACTATGTAGTTAAACCCTTCTCCCCCAAAGAATTAGAAGCTAGGATACGTTCTGTATTAAGACGTGTGGACAAAAACGGTGTACCAGGGATTCCCAGTTCAGGAGTCATACAAATTAGTTCTATCAGAATCGACACCAATAAACGTCAAGTCTATAAAGGAGACGCTAGAATTCGTCTGACTGGTATGGAATTTAGCCTACTAGAATTATTAGTAGGTCGTTCGGGAGAAGCGTTTTCTCGTTCAGAAATTTTACAAGAAGTCTGGGGATATACACCAGAAAGACACGTAGATACTAGAGTAGTTGATGTACATATCTCCCGTCTTAGAGCTAAGCTAGAAGATGATCCAAGCAATCCAGAATTAATTCTCACCGCTAGAGGAACAGGTTATTTATTCCAAAGAATAATGGAACCAGGAGAAGAATAA
- a CDS encoding NADH-quinone oxidoreductase subunit J produces the protein MNIAEGVQFVCFFVLTGMMLSAAVGVVLLENIVYSAFLLAVVFLSISGLYILLNADFVAAAQILIYVGAVNVLIIFAIMLVNKQEDFATIPKRWIRKVATGLVCLSIFALLTTMILITPWSLDATSPALIENTVIELAKHLFSDFLLPFELASVVLLMAMVGAIILARRDLIPDTTTSPLTLPERPRELASVSSKSTED, from the coding sequence GTGAATATAGCCGAAGGAGTACAATTTGTCTGTTTTTTCGTTCTCACAGGAATGATGCTTAGTGCTGCAGTAGGAGTAGTATTACTAGAAAATATCGTTTACTCAGCTTTCCTCTTAGCGGTAGTTTTTTTAAGTATTTCTGGTTTATATATCTTACTCAATGCTGATTTTGTCGCAGCAGCACAAATTTTAATCTACGTAGGCGCAGTCAACGTCTTAATTATCTTCGCTATCATGCTAGTTAATAAGCAAGAAGACTTTGCTACCATTCCTAAACGTTGGATTCGTAAGGTAGCTACTGGTTTAGTTTGTTTAAGCATCTTTGCTTTGTTAACTACGATGATTTTAATCACCCCTTGGTCATTAGATGCTACTTCCCCAGCTTTAATCGAAAATACCGTAATTGAGTTGGCTAAACATTTATTTAGTGACTTTTTACTTCCTTTTGAATTAGCCTCAGTTGTACTATTAATGGCTATGGTGGGTGCAATTATTCTCGCGCGTCGTGATTTGATTCCCGATACCACTACCTCTCCTTTAACTTTGCCAGAACGTCCTCGTGAATTGGCGTCTGTCTCTAGTAAATCAACCGAAGATTAA
- the nuoH gene encoding NADH-quinone oxidoreductase subunit NuoH, translated as MNSGIDLQGSFIESLKELGLPPGLAKTIWLPLPMILMIIGATVGVLVVVWLERKISAAAQQRIGPEYAGPLGVLQPVADGIKLVFKEDIVPAKADRWLFTIGPIIVVIPVFLSYLIVPFGQNLVITDLNVGIFWWIALSSITPIGLLMSGYASNNKYSLLGGLRAAAQSISYEIPLALAVLAIAMMSNSLSTIDIVQQQSGYGIFGWNIWRQPIGFLIFWIAALAECERLPFDLPEAEEELVAGYQTEYAGMKFGLFYVGSYVNLVLSALVFSILYLGGWEFIIPIDSLAGWLGISDTTPWLQVITAAVGITMTVLKAYLLIFIAILIRWTVPRVRIDQLLDLGWKFLLPVSLANLLITAALKLAFPVAFGG; from the coding sequence ATGAACTCAGGAATCGACCTACAAGGAAGTTTTATCGAATCCCTCAAAGAATTGGGACTCCCACCAGGATTAGCCAAAACCATTTGGCTACCCCTGCCGATGATTTTAATGATTATCGGTGCAACGGTGGGAGTTTTAGTAGTAGTTTGGCTAGAAAGAAAGATTTCAGCTGCTGCTCAACAAAGGATAGGTCCGGAATACGCAGGACCATTGGGAGTTTTACAACCAGTAGCAGATGGTATTAAACTAGTCTTTAAAGAAGATATCGTACCTGCCAAAGCAGATCGCTGGTTGTTTACCATTGGACCTATCATCGTGGTTATTCCCGTATTTTTGTCCTATCTAATCGTACCTTTTGGGCAAAATCTGGTGATTACCGATCTTAACGTGGGTATATTCTGGTGGATTGCTCTATCGAGTATCACTCCCATTGGCTTGTTAATGTCGGGTTATGCTTCTAATAATAAATACTCCCTGCTAGGAGGGTTAAGAGCGGCTGCTCAGTCTATTAGTTATGAAATACCACTAGCTCTAGCTGTCTTGGCGATCGCTATGATGTCTAACAGTCTCAGTACCATTGACATCGTGCAACAACAATCGGGTTATGGTATCTTTGGTTGGAACATTTGGCGTCAACCTATAGGTTTTCTCATTTTCTGGATCGCCGCTTTAGCAGAATGTGAACGTCTCCCCTTTGACTTACCAGAAGCGGAAGAAGAACTAGTAGCCGGTTATCAAACCGAATACGCAGGGATGAAATTCGGTCTATTTTACGTTGGTTCATACGTCAACCTCGTCCTCTCTGCTCTAGTTTTTTCTATACTCTATCTAGGAGGTTGGGAATTTATCATACCCATAGATTCTCTAGCAGGTTGGCTGGGTATTAGTGACACTACCCCCTGGTTGCAAGTTATTACTGCTGCAGTGGGAATCACTATGACCGTTTTAAAAGCCTACTTACTTATTTTCATCGCCATCTTAATACGTTGGACAGTACCTAGAGTACGTATAGACCAATTATTAGATCTAGGGTGGAAATTCCTCTTACCCGTATCTCTGGCTAATCTTTTGATTACCGCAGCTTTAAAACTCGCTTTCCCTGTCGCTTTTGGTGGATAA
- the radA gene encoding DNA repair protein RadA, giving the protein MASKNRTVYVCSECGAESPQWFGKCPYCDVYGTLEEQVLNSGNSLLNRGGWQSSTNTGRNSSKPCQPRLSLLFSQIISDVQERFDSGYGEFDRVLGGGVVPGSLVLIGGDPGIGKSTLLLQTANQLALRLPRILYVSAEESGHQIKLRASRLGVGVTDTEANSQNGKQPSSEHNLYVMAETDLEEILRELEALKPQLAVIDSIQTLYFASLTSAPGSVAQVRECTSALMQVAKRENITLFIVGHVTKEGAIAGPRVLEHLVDTVLYFEGDRYASHRLLRSVKNRFGSTHEIGIFEMADQGLREVANPSELFLGNREELVPGTSTVVACEGTRPLVVELQALVSPTSYSSPRRSTTGVDYNRLLQILAVLEKRVGIPLSKLDAYVASAGGLGVEEPAADLGIAIAIVASFRDRIVDPRTVLIGEVGLGGQVRLVAQMELRLKEAAKLGFKRAIVPKGQAFPDDLGLEIIPVGKVIDAIIKAIPSQRVNNPSNHQEEE; this is encoded by the coding sequence ATGGCTAGTAAAAATCGTACTGTCTATGTTTGTAGTGAATGTGGCGCTGAGTCTCCTCAGTGGTTTGGTAAATGTCCTTACTGTGATGTCTATGGTACTCTTGAAGAACAGGTACTCAATTCTGGTAATTCCTTGTTAAATAGGGGAGGTTGGCAATCTAGTACAAATACAGGACGCAACAGTAGTAAACCTTGTCAACCTCGTCTGTCTTTATTATTTTCCCAAATTATTAGCGATGTTCAAGAAAGATTTGACTCAGGTTATGGAGAATTCGATCGCGTTTTGGGAGGAGGTGTAGTACCTGGTTCTTTGGTCTTAATTGGAGGCGATCCAGGTATCGGTAAATCAACACTTTTACTCCAAACCGCTAATCAGTTAGCTTTACGATTACCCCGCATTCTCTATGTCTCAGCTGAAGAATCAGGACACCAAATTAAATTACGCGCGTCTCGTTTGGGTGTGGGAGTAACCGACACAGAAGCTAATAGTCAGAATGGTAAACAACCTAGTTCCGAACATAATCTCTATGTAATGGCAGAAACTGATTTAGAAGAGATTTTACGGGAGTTAGAAGCTTTAAAACCACAACTAGCGGTTATTGATAGTATTCAAACTCTCTATTTTGCTTCTTTGACTTCTGCACCAGGGTCGGTTGCCCAAGTAAGAGAATGTACTTCAGCGTTGATGCAGGTAGCTAAACGAGAAAATATTACTCTATTCATTGTCGGTCATGTGACTAAAGAAGGGGCGATCGCAGGTCCGAGAGTACTTGAACATCTAGTGGATACTGTACTCTATTTTGAGGGCGATCGCTACGCTTCCCACCGTTTATTACGTTCTGTTAAAAATCGCTTCGGTTCAACTCATGAAATCGGTATCTTTGAAATGGCGGATCAGGGTTTACGAGAGGTCGCTAATCCCTCAGAATTATTTCTCGGTAATCGTGAAGAGTTAGTACCAGGTACATCCACTGTAGTAGCTTGTGAGGGTACACGTCCTCTAGTCGTAGAGTTACAAGCTTTAGTCAGTCCCACTAGTTATAGTTCCCCTCGTCGTTCCACTACTGGAGTAGATTATAATCGTTTATTACAAATATTGGCGGTATTAGAAAAACGGGTGGGGATTCCCTTATCTAAATTAGACGCTTATGTAGCTTCAGCTGGAGGATTGGGAGTGGAAGAACCCGCCGCTGATTTGGGGATAGCGATCGCTATTGTCGCTAGTTTCCGCGATCGCATCGTTGATCCACGTACAGTCTTAATTGGAGAAGTGGGTTTAGGGGGTCAAGTTCGTTTAGTAGCCCAAATGGAACTCAGACTCAAAGAAGCTGCTAAACTAGGCTTTAAACGCGCTATAGTCCCTAAAGGTCAAGCTTTTCCTGATGATTTGGGTTTAGAAATTATTCCTGTAGGTAAGGTTATCGATGCGATTATCAAAGCTATCCCTAGTCAACGAGTTAATAACCCATCTAACCATCAAGAAGAAGAATAA
- the moeB gene encoding molybdopterin-synthase adenylyltransferase MoeB: MLNPNLDTIQLSKDEYERYSRHIILPEVGLEGQKRLKTASVVCIGTGGLGSPLLLYLAAAGIGRIGIVDFDVVDSSNLQRQVIHGTSWVGKPKIHSAKNRILEINPTCQVDLYEARLTSANALEILKDYDVVVDGTDNFPTRYLTNDACVLLNKPNVYGSIFRFEGQATVFNYRGGPNYRDLFPEPPPPGMVPSCAEGGVLGVLCGVIGSIQATEAIKIILGSNQTLSGRLLLYNALNMTFRELKLRPNPERPVINELIDYEQFCGIPQARAAEAQQQQAMEEITVQELKQLIDSGADDFVLLDVRNPNEYEIARIPGAILVPLPDIENGSALDKVKELTKDKNLIAQCKMGGRSAKALFILKQEGITGKNLVGGINAWSREIDSTVPEY, from the coding sequence ATGCTTAACCCTAACTTAGACACGATCCAACTCAGTAAAGATGAGTATGAGCGATACTCTCGTCATATTATCTTGCCAGAAGTTGGTTTAGAAGGACAAAAACGCTTAAAAACAGCTAGTGTTGTCTGTATTGGTACAGGAGGTTTAGGATCTCCCCTACTCCTTTATCTAGCAGCCGCGGGAATCGGTAGGATTGGTATTGTGGATTTTGATGTAGTTGATAGTTCTAATCTTCAACGTCAGGTTATCCATGGAACATCTTGGGTAGGTAAACCGAAAATTCACTCAGCTAAAAATCGCATTCTCGAAATTAATCCTACTTGTCAGGTAGATTTATACGAAGCTCGTCTGACTTCAGCTAACGCTCTAGAAATTTTAAAAGATTACGACGTAGTAGTTGACGGTACAGACAACTTCCCCACTCGCTACCTCACTAACGACGCTTGTGTATTACTAAACAAACCTAACGTTTACGGTTCAATTTTCCGCTTTGAAGGACAAGCGACGGTATTTAACTACCGTGGTGGACCTAACTACCGTGATTTATTCCCCGAGCCACCACCACCAGGTATGGTCCCTTCCTGTGCAGAAGGTGGAGTATTAGGGGTTTTGTGTGGAGTAATTGGCTCTATTCAAGCCACAGAAGCGATTAAAATCATTCTAGGCTCTAATCAAACTCTCAGTGGACGTTTATTGCTTTATAACGCCTTAAATATGACTTTTAGAGAGTTAAAATTACGCCCTAATCCCGAACGTCCTGTTATTAACGAACTCATCGATTATGAACAATTCTGTGGTATTCCTCAAGCACGTGCCGCAGAAGCTCAACAACAACAAGCAATGGAAGAAATTACTGTTCAAGAATTAAAACAACTTATCGATAGTGGAGCTGATGATTTTGTCTTGTTAGATGTACGTAACCCTAATGAGTACGAAATCGCTCGCATTCCTGGAGCTATTTTAGTCCCCTTACCAGACATAGAAAATGGTTCAGCCCTAGATAAAGTCAAAGAGTTAACCAAAGACAAAAATCTGATCGCTCAGTGTAAAATGGGTGGACGCTCTGCTAAAGCCCTATTTATCCTTAAACAAGAGGGAATCACTGGTAAAAATCTCGTCGGTGGTATTAACGCTTGGAGTCGAGAAATAGATTCCACTGTCCCTGAGTACTAA
- a CDS encoding mechanosensitive ion channel family protein: MLVIWSLIIGLSICLHQALIDFYLVNFNFNDYYQYLRVAQKVLTALIIASFTIVIARLATGLIDFYRSQGNFPVNRFFDQITRLVIYSLGTVGIISLAGFSTYELNKYILPFAIVITSFVLGFIADKKGLKLLYQLATKTAWDGDELIVNCFQGIIVFWSVLAGVTAAINIFPLPNALIILFTKGIIICFLTSSTLVIYRLAISFIRLYGNQNQGSPVITSLFENITKLVVFSLGFLIILQSIGVGITPLITALGVGGVSIGLALKGPLENLTSGITIISSKKVRPGDYIKLTSGEEGYVTDVELRYTVIKKITGNLQIIPNAHLISSSFTNYGLPEKRLLVPVEVGVGYDSDLEKVEAITLGVAQYVIQEFLTTPTEEEYEPFLCFNKFGYYSINFTVFLQVEDYFDQFLVRHKFIKELYKRYQQEGIIIPFPIQATSIDGQSSSLPEVWE, translated from the coding sequence ATGTTAGTTATCTGGTCTCTAATTATAGGTTTATCTATTTGTCTCCATCAAGCTTTAATCGATTTTTATTTAGTTAACTTTAATTTTAATGATTATTATCAATATCTCAGAGTTGCTCAAAAAGTCTTAACCGCTTTAATTATTGCTTCTTTTACTATAGTTATCGCTAGATTAGCTACTGGTTTAATTGATTTCTATCGCAGTCAAGGTAATTTTCCCGTTAATCGTTTTTTTGACCAAATAACCCGTCTAGTTATCTATAGTTTAGGAACTGTTGGTATTATTAGCTTAGCTGGCTTTTCTACTTATGAACTTAATAAATATATTTTACCATTTGCGATAGTAATTACTAGTTTTGTTCTCGGTTTTATAGCGGATAAAAAAGGTTTAAAGTTACTATATCAATTAGCTACCAAAACTGCTTGGGATGGAGATGAATTAATCGTTAACTGTTTTCAAGGTATAATAGTTTTTTGGTCTGTCCTCGCGGGGGTAACAGCAGCTATTAATATTTTTCCTCTTCCTAATGCTTTAATCATTTTATTTACTAAAGGCATTATCATTTGTTTTCTCACCTCATCTACTCTAGTTATTTATCGTTTAGCTATTAGTTTTATTAGACTTTATGGTAATCAAAATCAAGGAAGTCCCGTCATTACTTCTTTGTTTGAAAATATTACTAAACTGGTTGTTTTTAGTTTAGGTTTCTTAATTATTCTACAATCTATTGGGGTGGGGATAACTCCCCTGATTACTGCTTTAGGGGTAGGTGGTGTTTCCATTGGACTTGCTTTGAAAGGACCTCTAGAAAATCTTACCTCGGGAATTACTATTATTAGTTCTAAAAAAGTTAGACCAGGAGATTATATTAAATTAACTAGTGGGGAAGAGGGTTATGTTACTGATGTAGAATTAAGATATACTGTGATTAAAAAAATCACTGGTAACCTGCAAATTATTCCTAATGCTCATTTGATTTCTTCTAGTTTTACTAACTATGGACTCCCTGAAAAAAGATTATTAGTACCAGTTGAAGTAGGTGTAGGTTATGATAGCGATTTAGAAAAGGTAGAAGCAATTACTCTAGGAGTTGCTCAATACGTCATACAAGAATTCTTGACGACTCCTACAGAGGAAGAATACGAACCTTTTTTATGTTTTAATAAATTCGGTTATTACAGTATTAATTTTACGGTTTTTTTACAAGTAGAGGATTATTTTGACCAATTTCTAGTTAGACATAAGTTTATTAAGGAATTATACAAAAGATATCAACAGGAAGGGATTATTATCCCTTTCCCTATTCAAGCAACTTCTATCGATGGACAAAGTTCTTCTTTGCCTGAAGTCTGGGAGTAA
- a CDS encoding M67 family peptidase, with the protein MLQITLTQLEQIKTHAVKTYPEECCGLLLGNNKLVQQVWSTENSWSGEIFNTPEGSKGNRFSIAPQTMLEVSKKARQLNLNIIGIYHSHPDHPPQPSEYDRAIAHQGYSYVIISLTQGQPEKILSWVLDENRQFHPEEIMTI; encoded by the coding sequence ATGCTGCAGATAACCTTAACACAACTAGAACAAATCAAAACTCACGCAGTCAAAACATATCCCGAGGAATGCTGTGGATTGTTATTAGGGAATAATAAACTAGTACAACAAGTTTGGTCAACAGAGAATAGTTGGTCAGGGGAAATATTTAACACACCCGAGGGAAGTAAAGGCAATCGTTTTAGTATCGCTCCCCAAACTATGCTAGAAGTTAGTAAAAAAGCTCGTCAGTTAAATCTCAATATTATCGGTATCTATCATTCTCACCCCGATCATCCTCCCCAACCTTCAGAATATGACCGAGCGATCGCCCATCAAGGTTACTCTTATGTAATTATTTCCCTAACTCAAGGTCAACCCGAAAAAATACTCAGTTGGGTATTAGATGAAAATCGGCAATTTCACCCCGAAGAAATTATGACAATTTGA
- a CDS encoding uroporphyrinogen decarboxylase, translated as MTHSLELPLLLRAARGEILDRPPVWLMRQAGRYMKVYRDLRDKYPSFRDRSENAELAIEISLQPWRAFQPDGVIMFSDILTPLPGIGIPFEIIESTGPVITPPIRTQEQIKQLKPLEPEESLPFIKTILQTLRQEVGNKSTVLGFVGAPWTLAAYAIEGKTSKTYSMIKSMAFSEPEILHQFLTKLAEAIAVYVRYQIDCGAQVVQMFDSWAGELSPQDYATFALPYQQQVVKQVKATHPDTPLILYISGSGGILEYMGQSGVDIVSVDWTVDMAVARQRLGQEMKVQGNVDPGVLFGSHDFIRDRLLDTIKKAGNQGHILNLGHGVLVGTPEENVRFFFETAKQADQLLKV; from the coding sequence ATGACTCACTCTTTAGAATTACCTTTACTCCTACGTGCAGCTCGTGGGGAGATTTTAGATCGCCCTCCTGTGTGGTTAATGCGTCAAGCAGGGCGTTATATGAAGGTTTATCGAGATTTACGGGATAAATACCCGAGTTTTCGCGATCGCTCGGAAAATGCTGAGTTAGCTATTGAAATTTCTCTGCAACCTTGGCGAGCTTTTCAACCTGATGGAGTAATTATGTTTTCTGATATCCTTACTCCTTTACCTGGTATTGGCATTCCTTTTGAGATTATCGAAAGTACAGGACCTGTAATCACTCCACCGATTCGCACTCAGGAGCAGATTAAACAATTAAAACCTCTTGAACCTGAAGAATCCTTACCTTTTATTAAAACAATTTTACAGACTTTGCGCCAGGAAGTAGGTAATAAATCTACAGTTTTGGGTTTTGTGGGTGCTCCTTGGACTTTAGCTGCTTACGCGATTGAAGGAAAAACCTCAAAAACCTACTCAATGATCAAGAGTATGGCATTTTCTGAACCTGAGATTTTACACCAGTTTTTAACTAAATTAGCCGAGGCGATCGCCGTTTATGTGCGTTACCAAATCGATTGCGGTGCACAAGTAGTACAAATGTTCGATTCATGGGCGGGAGAACTTAGCCCCCAAGACTACGCTACTTTTGCTCTTCCCTATCAACAACAGGTAGTCAAACAAGTCAAAGCTACTCACCCTGATACACCCTTAATCCTCTATATCAGCGGCAGTGGAGGGATTTTAGAATATATGGGACAATCAGGAGTAGATATAGTCAGCGTGGATTGGACAGTAGATATGGCGGTAGCTAGACAAAGACTAGGTCAAGAGATGAAAGTGCAAGGAAACGTTGATCCAGGAGTTTTATTTGGTTCTCATGACTTTATCCGCGATCGCCTCTTAGACACCATCAAAAAAGCGGGTAACCAAGGACACATTTTAAACCTAGGTCACGGTGTTTTAGTAGGTACACCCGAAGAAAACGTGAGATTCTTCTTTGAAACAGCCAAACAAGCAGATCAACTGTTAAAGGTCTAA